One stretch of Synechococcus sp. UW179A DNA includes these proteins:
- the cysS gene encoding cysteine--tRNA ligase gives MPLRLTNSLSNRIEDFEPLEAGKATIYCCGVTVYDLCHLGHARSYINWDVLRRYLIWRDYDVTFVQNYTDIDDKILNKANSEGSTMEEVSEKNIKAFEIDMARLHILPADKMPRATCCIPGIQMLIGELETKGAAYSSDGDVYFDISKAKNYGQLSGRDPNEQQQGASGRTKEGEEERKRHPFDFALWKKTKDGEPGWESPWGRGRPGWHIECSAMVREEFGTTIDIHLGGGDLVFPHHENEIAQSETANEAQLARVWMHNGMVNVGGTKMSKSLGNFTTIRALLDSGVSAMTLRLFVLQAHYRKPLDFTKDALEAASTGWKGLNAALGLGSQYSDQLRWPRSEALPSGAMHAQNLAVDEVLLAARDRFTEAMDQDLNSSGGLAVLFELAKPLKSLANRLERGEQVEDLDALNAPHQRWLLLSELAAVLGLRHEPPNTKEDSNTTTEDSTAIDAAISARKAAKQAKDFAEADRIRAELSAQGIELIDKPGGITEWRRC, from the coding sequence TTGCCACTCCGCCTCACAAACAGCCTCAGCAATCGCATCGAAGACTTCGAACCGCTGGAGGCCGGCAAGGCAACGATCTACTGCTGCGGGGTCACGGTTTACGACCTCTGCCACCTTGGGCATGCGCGCAGTTACATCAACTGGGACGTCTTACGGCGTTATCTCATCTGGCGTGATTACGACGTTACCTTCGTACAGAACTACACAGATATTGACGACAAAATATTAAACAAGGCCAACTCGGAAGGATCAACAATGGAGGAAGTTAGTGAAAAGAATATCAAAGCCTTTGAAATCGATATGGCTCGCCTACACATTCTGCCCGCCGACAAAATGCCACGCGCAACATGCTGCATCCCAGGAATTCAAATGCTGATTGGCGAACTTGAAACGAAGGGAGCAGCCTACAGTTCTGATGGTGATGTTTATTTCGACATTTCCAAAGCAAAGAATTATGGCCAGCTGAGTGGGCGAGACCCGAATGAGCAGCAACAAGGAGCCAGTGGCCGCACCAAGGAAGGAGAAGAAGAACGCAAGCGACATCCCTTTGATTTCGCGCTTTGGAAAAAAACCAAAGACGGAGAACCTGGCTGGGAATCACCCTGGGGACGAGGACGACCCGGCTGGCACATCGAATGTTCCGCCATGGTTCGCGAAGAATTCGGCACCACAATTGATATCCACCTCGGAGGCGGAGATCTTGTCTTTCCGCACCACGAAAATGAAATTGCGCAGTCAGAAACAGCCAATGAGGCTCAGCTAGCGCGCGTTTGGATGCATAACGGCATGGTGAATGTCGGCGGCACAAAAATGTCGAAGTCGCTGGGCAACTTCACAACCATCCGTGCGCTACTCGACAGTGGCGTTTCAGCCATGACCCTGAGGCTCTTTGTGCTTCAGGCGCACTACCGCAAGCCACTCGACTTCACAAAAGATGCCCTGGAGGCGGCAAGCACAGGATGGAAAGGGCTCAATGCTGCTCTTGGCCTTGGCAGTCAATATTCGGATCAGTTGCGCTGGCCCAGATCAGAAGCTCTGCCTTCCGGTGCCATGCATGCACAGAACTTGGCTGTGGATGAGGTCTTACTGGCTGCTCGTGACCGCTTTACCGAAGCCATGGATCAGGACCTGAACAGTTCTGGAGGACTTGCAGTGCTGTTTGAACTGGCCAAACCACTGAAGTCGCTGGCCAACCGACTGGAGCGTGGTGAACAAGTTGAAGACCTGGATGCGCTCAATGCCCCGCATCAACGCTGGTTGTTGCTAAGTGAGCTCGCTGCAGTGCTGGGACTGCGTCATGAGCCTCCTAACACCAAGGAAGACTCCAACACAACAACTGAAGACAGCACCGCCATCGACGCCGCGATCTCTGCCCGCAAGGCCGCTAAACAGGCCAAGGATTTTGCTGAAGCAGACCGAATTCGAGCAGAACTCTCTGCTCAGGGGATTGAACTGATCGACAAGCCTGGAGGCATCACCGAGTGGCGTCGCTGTTGA